In Chaetodon trifascialis isolate fChaTrf1 chromosome 6, fChaTrf1.hap1, whole genome shotgun sequence, one DNA window encodes the following:
- the anxa1a gene encoding annexin A1a, with protein sequence MSFINAFLQQTVYLGMPDESVMQREGTVTAAPNFSPSGDAAVLDKAIKVKGVDENTIIEILVKRSNEQRQQIKEAYQQASGKPLESALKNALKGDLEDVVLALLKTPAQYDAQQLKLAMKGLGTDEDTLIEILASRNNTEILDIKKAYKGEYKKDLEEDIRSDTSGDFRAALLALCKAGRTEGVCEQLIDSDARALYEAGEGRKGKDCSAFIDILTTRSAPHLRKVFERYSKYSKVDVAKAIDLEMKGDIESCLTAVVKCAGSRSAFFAEKLHAAMEGKGTKKPILTRIMVSRSEIDMKRIKDDYKKNYGKTLYQDILDDTKGDYEKILLALCGGEN encoded by the exons ATGTCTTTCATAAATGCCTTCTTGCAGCAGACGGTCTATCTGGGCATGCCCGATGAATCA GTCATGCAGAGGGAGGGGACGGTGACTGCAGCGCCCAATTTCAGTCCCAGCGGGGATGCAGCGGTCTTGGACAAAGCCATCAAAGTGAAAG GTGTGGACGAGAACACCATCATTGAAATCCTGGTGAAGAGGAGCAAcgagcagaggcagcagatcaAAGAGGCTTACCAGCAGGCCAGCGGCAAG CCTCTGGAATCAGCACTGAAGAACGCTCTGAAGGGAGATCTGGAGGATGTGGTGCTGgctctgctgaaaacaccggCCCAGTACGATGCCCAGCAGCTGAAACTCGCTATgaag GGTCTGGGCACAGACGAGGACACCCTGATCGAGATTTTGGCTTccagaaacaacacagagatCCTGGATATAAAGAAAGCCTACAAGGGAG AGTACAAGAAGGACCTGGAGGAAGACATCAGGTCTGACACCAGTGGAGATTTCAGGGCTGCCCTCCTCGCGCTCTGCaag GCCGGCAGGACTGAAGGAGTCTGTGAGCAGCTGATTGACAGCGATGCCAGGGCCCTGTACGAGGCcggggaggggaggaagggcAAAGACTGCTCCGCCTTCATTGACATCCTCACCACCAGGAGCGCCCCTCACCTCCGGAAAG TGTTCGAGAGGTACTCAAAGTACAGCAAAGTGGACGTGGCTAAAGCCATCGACCTGGAGATGAAGGGCGACATTGAAAGTTGTCTCACAGCAGTAG TGAAGTGCGCTGGAAGCAGATCTGCGTTCTTCGCTGAGAAGCTCCACGCAGCCATGgag GGTAAAGGTACCAAAAAACCCATCCTGACCCGCATCATGGTGTCCCGCTCCGAAATCGACATGAAGCGGATCAAAGATGACTACAAGAAAAACTACGGAAAAACACTCTACCAGGATATTCTG GACGACACTAAAGGAGACTATGAGAAGATCCTGCTCGCTCTCTGCGGGGGTGAGAACTAA
- the LOC139332124 gene encoding uncharacterized protein translates to MYMNSSGAESGSYSLTFLGKKVGRHHSVAPAGKQRAWETTNRSTCPEDPVASLRPGRVPVAAQVLQDLPGSVPELKDERPGPIIHNTQFDQYEDGTGGSSGSQLSEGSDADQATEAGRSQDLKIYIPYESAELCINQIAEDMQAMKRRHLEMVQELEENFQVTARENQEWTVQRIRSHYQNRLNTLRRILDLYQEKVEKKKADWESRVAALTAQSEQLQEEQQAERRRSKEEALQWHREKSKMLELFSSRLDTLHSHQASTLRELQMARQEVGKVQEMLTVSSQEQQEAAEESESSEDKELLAQQQTVACNESDQPLEGAKARLEELKESLYQREREITELLEAGRSPVPPIPQPPCSVLLPAVIHKAHAVCGTAAETRALLDQMIEENRVALIEARDKLDRLQTAKEDTGGREDKTADQEGLEITETLKQIKEEKKKIIENYTSERTMRKKYYNMVEDMKGKIRVFCRIRPVSRAEVAQGGAIAVEKIDDYSVVVETPRGQREFQFDRVFSAEASQDDLFHDTSRLIQSAIDGFNVCIFSYGQTGSGKTFTMVGDKEQKNPGIMPRSFNAIFDFIRENSTKFDFKVSAYMLELYNDRLQDLFVSLAGEAHAQPQSHGQARRVEIKRNRKGVVFAQGAETKEASSAQELYALFQQACANRHISATKMNTESSRSHLIVGIMVESRNLTNGSVSTGKLSLVDLAGSERAAKTGAKDHQLKEANSINKSLSALGDVISALSAELPHVPYRNSKLTQVMQDSLGGNAKTLMIVNISPSECNLDETLTSLM, encoded by the exons ATGTATATGAACTCCTCTGGAGCTGAGAGCGGATCTTACTCGCTGACCTTCCTGGGAAAGAAAGTGGGGAGGCATCACTCTGTGGCTCCTGCAGGGAAGCAAC GCGCGTGGGAGACAACTAACAGGTCGACCTGCCCTGAGGACCCTGTGGCGTCCTTGCGGCCTGGACGGGTTCCAGTGGCAGCGCAGGTGCTGCAGGATTTGCCCGGAAGTGTACCGGAGCTGAAGGATGAGAGGCCCGGTCCAATAATTCACAACACACAGTTTGACCAGTACGAGGACGGCACAGGAG GCTCATCAGGATCTCAGCTGTCTGAAGGCAGCGATGCAGATCAGGCGACAGAAGCTGGGAGGTCACAAGATCTCAAGATCTACATCCCCTACGAGTCAGCTGAACTGTGCATCAATCAG ATAGCCGAGGACATGCAGGCAATGAAGAGACGACACCTGGAAATggtgcaggagctggaggagaactTTCAGGTCACGGCACGAGAGAACcag GAGTGGACTGTGCAGAGGATCAGATCTCATTACCAGAACAGGCTGAACACTCTGAGGAGAATCCTGGACCTCTAccaggagaaggtggagaagaagaaggctgaCTGGGAGAGCCGAGTGGCG GCTTTGACAGCCCAGAgcgagcagctgcaggaggagcagcaagctgagaggaggaggagtaaagaGGAGGCCCTGCAGTGGCACAGAGAGAAG aGCAAAATGCTGGAACTGTTCTCCAGCAGGCTGGACACCCTGCACAGCCACCAGGCCTCCA CACTACGGGAGCTGCAGAtggccagacaggaagtgggaaAGGTCCAAGAGATGTTGACTGTGTCAtcacaggagcagcaggaagccGCTGAGGAAAGTGAAAGCTCAGAGGACAAAGAGCTTTTGGCTCAACAACAGACTGTG GCCTGCAATGAGTCAGATCAGCCACTGGAGGGGGCTAAAGCCcgtctggaggagctgaaagagagCCTGtatcagagggagagagagatcactgagctgctggaggcagGGAGGAGTCCCGTCCCTCCCATCCCTCAGCCTCCCTGCAGCgtcctgcttcctgctgtcaTTCACAAG GCTCATGCAGTCTGCGGCACGGCGGCTGAGACCAGAGCTCTTTTGGACCAGATGATTGAGGAGAATCGGGTCGCTCTGATCGAAGCTAGAGACAAACTGGACCGTCTACAGACGGCCAAAGAGGACACTGGTGGCAGAGAGGACAAGACCGCAGACCAAGAGGGGTTAGAGATCACAGAAACA CTGAAGCAAattaaagaagagaaaaagaaaataattgagAACTACACTTCAGAGAGGACGATGAGGAAGAAGTACTACAATATGGTGGAAGACATGAAAG GTAAAATCAGAGTATTCTGCCGGATTCGACCAGTGAGCCGGGCCGAGGTGGCGCAGGGTGGAGCCATCGCGGTGGAGAAAATAGACGATTACTCGGTCGTTGTGGAGACCCCTCGCGGGCAGAGGGAGTTTCAGTTTGACAGGGTGTTCAGTGCTGAAGCCTCTCAGGACGACCTGTTTCATGACACCAGCAG GCTCATCCAGTCGGCTATCGACGGCTTCAACGTCTGCATCTTCTCGTATGGCCAGACGGGCTCAGGGAAGACCTTCACCATGGTCGGGGACAAGGAACAGAAGAACCCCGGGATCATGCCGAGATCTTTTAATGCCATTTTTGATTTCATACGGGAGAACAGCACCAAATTTGACTTCAAG GTTTCAGCCTATATGCTGGAGCTGTACAACGACAGGCTGCAGGACCTCTTTGTGAGCCTGGCCGGAGAGGCCCATGCACAGCCCCAGTCCCACGGCCAGGCCAGGCGGGTGGAGATCAAGAGGAACAGAAAGGGGGTTGTGTTCGCACAAGGAGCAGAGACAAAGGAGGCTTCCAGTGCCCAGGAGCTCTACGCTCTGTTCCAGCAGGCCTGCGCCAACCGACACATCTCTGCCACCA AGATGAACACGGAGAGCTCCCGCTCACACCTCATTGTCGGCATCATGGTGGAGAGCAGGAATCTGACCAATGGCAGCGTGAGCACCGGGAAGCTGAGCCTCGTGGACCTGGCAGGCAGCGAGAGAGCAGCCAAGACCGGTGCCAAAGACCACCAGCTAAAG gaggCCAACTCCATTAACAAGTCTCTGAGTGCTCTGGGTGATGTGATCTCAGCCTTGTCTGCTGAACTGCCCCATGTACCATACAGGAACAGCAAGCTGACTCAG GTGATGCAGGACTCTCTGGGTGGGAACGCCAAAACCCTCATGATCGTCAACATCTCTCCTTCAGAATGCAACCTCGACGAGACGCTCACGTCTCTCAtgtaa
- the cyp1d1 gene encoding cytochrome P450 1D1: MRLMFGTLPIKENPCASLSSVTVALCLLTLLLMALRGRKSHHHYSQLDHTKYPPPPGPTPWPLVGNLLQMGDQIHLSLTRLRLQYGDVFKMRLGSLTVVVLSGYTTIRQALVRQGEAFAGRPDLFTFSAVANGTSMTFSEKYGPAWMLHKKLCKNALRSFSQAEPRGSGATCLLEEHVCAEAAGMVEVIREQAAAKGDTSGIDPVMPLVTSVANVVCALCFGKRYDYNDKEFLTIVHINNEVLRIFAAGNLADFFPVFRYVPSPSLRKMVQHIRRMNGFMERSIEEHISTFDKNCIRDITDALIALCEDRDEHKDTSTLSNSQIIHSVIDIFGAGFDTIIAGLQWSLLYLIKFPDIQRRIHQEIDDHIGTARLPRFSDKPKMPFTEAFMYEVFRHASYVPFTIPHCTTRNITLNGYFIPKDTCVFINQYQVNHDIDLWGDPDTFRPERFLGSSGLLHKELTEKVLIFGMGKRRCLGDGFARLEMFVFLTTLLHGLRIENVPGQELDLSTDFGLTMKPRPYRITVASRF; this comes from the exons ATGAGACTGATGTTTGGGACTCTGCCCATCAAGGAGAACCCTTGTGCCTCTCTGTCTAGTGTCACTGTTGCTCTGTGCCTTCTCACCCTCCTCCTGATGGCCCTCAGGGGCCGAAAGAGCCACCACCACTACTCCCAATTGGACCACACAAAATATCCCCCTCCTCCTGGCCCCACGCCGTGGCCCCTTGTCGGCAATCTGCTTCAGATGGGGGACCAGATTCATCTTTCTCTAACCCGGCTGAGGCTCCAGTACGGCGATGTTTTCAAG ATGCGTCTGGGCTCTTTGACTGTCGTCGTCCTGAGCGGATACACCACCATACGACAGGCGCTGGTCCGGCAGGGAGAAGCTTTCGCTGGCCGACCTGACCTGTTCACATTTTCTGCCGTAGCCAACGGGACCAGTATGACCTTCAGCGAGAAGTACGGGCCGGCTTGGATGCTCCATAAGAAGCTGTGCAAGAACGCCCTCAGGTCTTTCTCTCAGGCCGAGCCCAGAGGATCTGGAGCCACCTGCCTGCTGGAGGAGCACGTCTGCGCCGAGGCAGCTGGGATGGTGGAGGTGATTCGGGAACAGGCGGCCGCTAAAGGAGATACGTCGGGTATAGATCCGGTGATGCCTCTGGTAACCTCAGTGGCAAACGTCGTCTGCGCCCTCTGTTTCGGGAAAAGGTATGACTACAATGACAAGGAGTTCCTCACCATCGTTCACATCAACAACGAGGTCCTGAGGATCTTTGCAGCGGGGAACCTGGCGGACTTTTTCCCCGTGTTCCGCTACGTTCCAAGTCCATCTCTGAGGAAGATGGTCCAGCACATCCGCAGGATGAACGGGTTCATGGAGCGGAGCATCGAGGAGCACATCAGCACCTTTGATAAG aACTGTATCCGGGACATCACGGACGCTCTGATTGCACTTTGTGAGGACAGAGACGAACATAAGGACACGTCCACGCTCTCCAACTCTCAGATCATCCACAGCGTCATAGACATCTTTGGAGCAG gATTTGACACCATCATTGCTGGTTTACAGTGGAGCCTGTTGTACCTGATAAAGTTTCCTGACATCCAGCGCAGAATACACCAGGAAATAG ATGACCACATTGGCACAGCCAGACTGCCCAGGTTTTCAGACAAGCCCAAGATGCCTTTCACCGAGGCCTTCATGTATGAAGTGTTTCGCCACGCGTCCTATGTCCCTTTCACCATTCCTCACTG TACCACGAGAAACATCACCCTGAACGGATACTTCATTCCCAAAGACACGTGTGTCTTCATTAATCAGTATCAAGTCAATCATGATAT TGACCTCTGGGGCGATCCGGACACGTTTCGCCCCGAACGCTTCCTGGGATCGTCAGGACTCCTCCACAAGGAGCTGACGGAGAAGGTTCTCATCTTCGGCATGGGGAAGAGACGCTGTCTCGGTGACGGATTTGCACGTTTGGAGATGTTTGTCTTCCTCACCACGCTGCTTCACGGCCTGCGGATTGAAAACGTTCCAGGGCAGGAGCTGGATCTCAGCACCGATTTCGGTCTGACTATGAAACCGCGTCCGTACAGGATTACCGTCGCCTCCAGGTTTTAG